A genome region from Micromonospora peucetia includes the following:
- a CDS encoding polyprenyl synthetase family protein, translating into MTVTVAPTDASGLRARFDAELAGFLDRQGRDWPDGAPRGVFTALHRFVLAGGKRLRPLFCYWGWRGAGGVDGTPIVVAAAALELFHAFALIHDDILDGSDRRRGAPSVHRLFADLHARSSWRGDPEAYGRNTALLCGDLCAAWADQMFHECGLGSGRVHRGYAVYALMRTEVIAGEYLDLVSAVGDGSVASALTVVRMKAARYTVTRPLQIGATLAGAGPASVAALAEFGDPLGDAFQLRDDVLGVFGDPAVTGKSILDDLREGKPTVMMALARGAADRAQAARLRELFGNPALDGDGAAELRKIIESTGARERIERMIGVRAEAALVALESAPVTDEARAVLAALAAQAVDRPL; encoded by the coding sequence GTGACCGTCACCGTCGCCCCGACCGACGCGAGTGGGCTGCGGGCCCGGTTCGACGCCGAGCTGGCCGGGTTTCTCGACCGGCAGGGCCGGGACTGGCCGGACGGTGCGCCCCGGGGCGTCTTCACCGCGTTGCACCGGTTCGTGCTGGCCGGCGGCAAGCGGCTACGCCCGCTCTTCTGCTACTGGGGGTGGCGGGGTGCCGGCGGCGTCGACGGCACCCCGATCGTGGTGGCCGCCGCCGCGCTGGAGTTGTTCCACGCGTTCGCGCTGATCCACGACGACATCCTGGACGGCAGCGACCGTCGCCGGGGTGCGCCGTCGGTGCACCGGCTCTTCGCCGACCTGCACGCCCGCTCGTCCTGGCGTGGCGACCCCGAGGCGTACGGGCGGAACACCGCGCTGCTCTGCGGCGACCTCTGTGCCGCCTGGGCGGACCAGATGTTCCACGAGTGCGGCCTGGGCTCGGGGCGGGTGCACCGGGGGTACGCGGTCTACGCGCTGATGCGCACCGAGGTGATCGCGGGGGAGTACCTCGACCTGGTCTCGGCGGTGGGCGACGGCTCGGTGGCGAGCGCGCTCACCGTGGTCCGGATGAAGGCGGCCCGCTACACGGTCACCCGGCCGTTGCAGATCGGGGCCACACTGGCCGGGGCCGGACCGGCGTCGGTCGCCGCGCTGGCCGAGTTCGGCGACCCGTTGGGCGACGCGTTCCAACTCCGCGACGACGTGCTGGGGGTCTTCGGCGATCCGGCGGTCACCGGCAAGTCGATTCTGGACGACCTGCGGGAGGGTAAGCCGACGGTGATGATGGCGCTGGCCCGTGGCGCCGCCGACCGGGCGCAGGCCGCGCGGCTGCGGGAGCTGTTCGGCAACCCCGCGCTGGACGGCGACGGCGCCGCCGAGCTGCGGAAGATCATCGAGAGCACCGGCGCCCGCGAGCGGATCGAGCGGATGATCGGGGTACGCGCCGAGGCCGCCCTGGTGGCCCTGGAGTCCGCCCCGGTGACCGACGAGGCCCGCGCCGTCCTGGCTGCCCTCGCTGCCCAGGCCGTCGACCGCCCGCTCTGA
- a CDS encoding sugar ABC transporter ATP-binding protein, giving the protein MNEQSAGSSEPEAGAPLVEAPADAVAGEVVLRLTDVVKTFPGVRALDGVQLEVRAGEVHCLLGQNGAGKSTLIKVLAGVHRPDSGRVEWRGEPATFANPQAAMRAGIATIYQELDLVDDLSVAENAFLGHEPRRLGFVRRGTMARRTRQILGRLGHAEIAPGRMVRALPAAGKQIVSMARALSHEARLIIMDEPSAVLAHDEVGNLFRIIRELTAQGIAVIYISHRLEEIREIGDRVTVLKDGRTTAANLPARDTPTRDLVSRMTGRTIEYVFPDRPTGAAGGAELLAVEGLTRAGEFADVSLRVRAGEIVGIAGLVGSGRSELLETVYGARRAEAGTVRMAGRALRAGSVGAAVRAGMGMAPEERKSQALLLGEPIYRNVTLATFARYARAGFTDAGRERAEADRIAESLELRPRDVRRPVRTLSGGNQQKVVVGRWLLGDTRLLLLDEPTRGVDVGARAELYQVIRGLAARGVGVLLVSSEVPEVLGLADRVLVMREGRVVREAPAGELDENSVLDLVMAGSLMEGAPA; this is encoded by the coding sequence ATGAACGAGCAGAGTGCCGGCAGCAGCGAGCCTGAGGCCGGCGCCCCACTGGTCGAGGCCCCCGCCGACGCCGTCGCGGGCGAGGTGGTGCTGCGCCTCACCGACGTGGTCAAGACCTTCCCGGGCGTACGGGCCCTGGACGGGGTGCAGTTGGAGGTGCGGGCCGGCGAGGTGCACTGCCTGCTCGGGCAGAACGGCGCCGGCAAGTCCACCCTGATCAAGGTGCTGGCCGGGGTGCACCGGCCCGACTCGGGGCGCGTCGAGTGGCGGGGCGAACCGGCCACCTTCGCCAACCCGCAGGCCGCCATGCGCGCCGGCATCGCCACCATCTACCAGGAACTCGACCTGGTCGATGACCTCTCGGTCGCGGAGAACGCCTTCCTCGGCCACGAGCCGCGCCGGCTCGGCTTCGTCCGACGCGGCACCATGGCGCGGCGCACCCGGCAGATCCTCGGACGGCTCGGCCACGCCGAGATCGCGCCCGGGCGGATGGTCCGCGCGTTGCCCGCCGCCGGCAAGCAGATCGTCAGCATGGCCCGCGCGCTCTCGCACGAGGCCCGGCTGATCATCATGGACGAGCCGAGCGCCGTGCTGGCCCACGACGAGGTGGGCAACCTGTTCCGGATCATCCGTGAACTGACCGCGCAGGGCATCGCCGTCATCTACATCTCGCACCGGCTGGAGGAGATCCGCGAGATCGGTGACCGGGTCACCGTACTCAAGGACGGCCGGACCACGGCGGCGAACCTGCCGGCCCGCGACACCCCGACCCGCGACCTGGTCAGCCGGATGACCGGCCGCACCATCGAGTACGTCTTCCCGGACCGCCCGACCGGCGCGGCCGGCGGCGCGGAGCTGCTCGCGGTCGAGGGTTTGACCCGGGCCGGCGAGTTCGCCGACGTCTCGCTGCGGGTGCGGGCCGGGGAGATCGTCGGCATCGCCGGGCTGGTCGGCTCGGGTCGCTCCGAGCTGCTGGAGACCGTCTACGGCGCCCGCCGGGCCGAGGCCGGCACGGTGCGGATGGCCGGCAGGGCACTTCGGGCCGGCAGCGTCGGCGCGGCGGTACGGGCCGGGATGGGCATGGCCCCCGAGGAGCGCAAGAGCCAGGCGCTGCTGCTGGGCGAGCCGATCTACCGCAACGTCACCCTGGCCACCTTCGCCCGCTACGCCCGCGCCGGGTTCACCGACGCCGGGCGGGAGCGGGCCGAGGCGGACCGGATCGCCGAGAGCCTGGAGCTGCGCCCCCGCGATGTGCGCCGGCCGGTGCGCACCCTCTCCGGCGGCAACCAGCAGAAGGTGGTGGTCGGGCGCTGGCTGCTCGGCGACACCCGGCTGTTGCTGCTCGACGAGCCGACCCGGGGCGTCGACGTCGGTGCCCGGGCGGAGCTCTACCAGGTGATCCGAGGGCTGGCGGCGCGCGGCGTCGGGGTGCTGCTGGTCTCCAGCGAGGTCCCCGAGGTGCTCGGCCTGGCCGACCGGGTGCTGGTGATGCGGGAGGGGCGGGTCGTCCGCGAGGCCCCGGCCGGCGAACTCGACGAGAACAGCGTGCTCGACCTCGTCATGGCGGGGTCCCTGATGGAAGGCGCACCGGCATGA
- a CDS encoding ROK family protein, with amino-acid sequence MRTVDPLHVRLLRLLRDEGAVSRAELGARLQMPRPRLLAELERLVSLGYVAEAGLAASRGGRRSTLVELSPRLRFATVDLGASSIDVEVVNGRLEPVAAYAEPADIRTGPKVILQRVNELLHKARVDGAYERLDAVGIGVPGPVSFRDGVPVSPPIMPGWDRFPVRELLTREHGCPAVVDNDVNIMAIGERHGGVAHSVDDFLFVKIGTGIGCGIHLSGEVYRGTDGCAGDIGHIQVDAHGPMCSCGNIGCLEALFSGAALARDATVAARAGTSPALAERLATRGALTARDVAEGAGEGDVTCIQLIRDGGRRVGGVLAGLVSFTNPSMIVIGGGLAQLGHILLAEIRSVVYRRSLPLATGNLPVVLSELGPRAGVAGAAVLASDVAFAEAS; translated from the coding sequence GTGCGCACGGTCGACCCCCTGCACGTACGGCTGCTGCGGCTGCTCCGCGACGAGGGGGCGGTGTCCCGGGCCGAGTTGGGCGCCCGGTTGCAGATGCCGCGTCCCCGGTTGCTGGCGGAGCTGGAGCGGCTCGTCAGCCTCGGCTACGTCGCTGAGGCGGGGCTGGCCGCCTCCCGGGGCGGTCGCCGCTCCACCCTGGTCGAGCTGAGCCCGCGCCTGCGCTTCGCCACGGTCGACCTCGGTGCCAGCTCCATCGACGTCGAGGTGGTCAACGGCCGGCTGGAGCCGGTCGCCGCGTACGCCGAGCCGGCCGACATCCGCACCGGCCCGAAGGTGATCCTCCAACGGGTCAACGAGCTGCTGCACAAGGCCAGGGTGGACGGCGCCTACGAACGGCTCGACGCTGTCGGCATCGGGGTGCCCGGCCCGGTCAGCTTCCGCGACGGCGTGCCGGTCTCCCCGCCGATCATGCCGGGCTGGGACCGGTTCCCGGTGCGCGAGCTGCTCACCCGCGAGCACGGCTGCCCGGCGGTGGTCGACAACGACGTCAACATCATGGCGATCGGGGAGCGGCACGGCGGGGTGGCCCACTCCGTGGACGACTTCCTCTTCGTGAAGATCGGCACCGGAATAGGGTGCGGGATCCACCTCAGCGGCGAGGTCTACAGGGGCACCGACGGCTGCGCCGGGGACATCGGCCACATTCAGGTCGACGCGCACGGTCCGATGTGTTCCTGCGGCAACATCGGCTGCCTGGAGGCGCTGTTCAGCGGTGCCGCGCTGGCCAGGGACGCGACCGTCGCGGCGCGCGCCGGCACCTCGCCCGCGCTGGCCGAGCGGCTCGCCACAAGGGGCGCGCTGACCGCCCGGGACGTCGCCGAGGGTGCCGGCGAGGGGGACGTCACCTGCATCCAGCTGATCCGCGACGGGGGTCGACGGGTTGGTGGGGTCCTGGCCGGTCTGGTCAGCTTCACCAACCCGTCGATGATCGTGATCGGCGGCGGGCTCGCCCAGCTCGGGCACATCCTGCTGGCCGAGATCCGCAGCGTGGTCTATCGCCGGTCGTTGCCGTTGGCCACCGGCAACCTTCCGGTCGTCCTTTCCGAGTTGGGGCCCCGCGCCGGCGTCGCCGGTGCCGCCGTGCTGGCCAGCGACGTGGCCTTCGCGGAGGCGTCATGA
- a CDS encoding YihY/virulence factor BrkB family protein gives MGRAADRATGRAADRATDRAADRVTGRADRRNESGSAERHPGRRPVGPDEGPDSPTELPGTGWKAALRRTVREFQDDSLTDWAAALTYYGVLSIFPGLLVLISILGLLGPGATQGVKDTVNQAVPQGEIRQIVEGAIDQAQQSGGFAGLAAILGLLAAFWSASGYIAAFMRASNTIYDVPEGRPIWKTLPIRVGVTAVIGVMLLASAVIVVFTGGLAEQVGEAIGLGSTAVTVWNIAKWPVLLLLVSLMFAILYWASPNAKHGGFRWVSPGGVLAVVIWLVISGLFAFYVSNFGSYNKTYGALASVIIFLVWLWLSNIAILLGAEFDAELERSRAIEAGHSPDEEPYVELRDDRKLKKKRNAATPR, from the coding sequence ATGGGTCGTGCCGCCGACCGTGCGACGGGTCGTGCCGCCGACCGTGCGACGGATCGCGCCGCCGACCGCGTGACGGGTCGCGCCGACCGGAGGAACGAGTCCGGGAGTGCCGAGCGGCACCCGGGACGCCGCCCGGTCGGGCCCGACGAGGGCCCCGACAGCCCGACCGAGCTGCCGGGCACCGGCTGGAAGGCGGCGCTGCGCCGCACGGTGCGGGAGTTCCAGGACGACAGCCTGACCGACTGGGCGGCTGCCCTCACGTACTACGGGGTGCTCTCCATCTTCCCCGGCCTGCTGGTGTTGATCTCGATCCTCGGCCTGCTCGGCCCGGGCGCGACGCAGGGCGTCAAGGACACCGTCAACCAGGCCGTCCCGCAGGGGGAGATCCGGCAGATCGTGGAGGGCGCGATCGACCAGGCGCAGCAGAGCGGCGGGTTCGCCGGCCTCGCCGCCATCCTCGGTCTGCTGGCCGCGTTCTGGTCGGCGTCGGGTTACATCGCCGCGTTCATGCGCGCCTCCAACACCATCTACGACGTGCCGGAGGGGCGTCCGATCTGGAAGACGCTGCCGATCCGTGTCGGGGTGACCGCGGTGATCGGCGTGATGCTGCTGGCCAGCGCGGTGATCGTGGTCTTCACCGGCGGCCTCGCCGAACAGGTTGGAGAGGCGATCGGGCTGGGCTCCACGGCGGTGACCGTGTGGAACATCGCCAAGTGGCCGGTGCTGCTACTCCTGGTCAGCCTGATGTTCGCGATCCTCTACTGGGCGTCGCCGAACGCGAAGCACGGCGGCTTCCGCTGGGTCAGCCCCGGCGGCGTACTGGCCGTGGTGATCTGGCTGGTGATCTCGGGCCTGTTCGCGTTCTACGTCAGCAACTTCGGCTCGTACAACAAGACATACGGGGCGCTCGCCAGCGTGATCATTTTCCTGGTCTGGCTGTGGCTGAGCAACATCGCGATCCTCCTCGGCGCGGAGTTCGACGCCGAGTTGGAGCGCAGCCGCGCCATCGAGGCGGGACACTCCCCGGACGAGGAGCCGTACGTCGAACTGCGCGACGACCGCAAGCTCAAGAAGAAGCGCAACGCGGCCACCCCCCGCTAG
- a CDS encoding Gfo/Idh/MocA family protein encodes MVGYAFMGAAHSQAWRTVNRVYDLPARARMALICGRDAGKVADAADRLGWEAYTTDWRDLIASDGIDVVDICTPGDSHAEIAIAALAAGKHVLCEKPLANTVAEARSMAAAAATAQAAGVRSMCGFNYRRVPAVAMMRQLVADGRLGVIRHVRATYLQDWIVDPQFPLVWRLQRDRAGSGALGDIGAHIIDLTQYVTGRRITGVSAVTETFVRERPLPAGSSGLAATVDGGAANGSAVDGGGADGHHPATGAVTVDDAAVFVARLDGGVLATYEASRFATGRKNALRVEINGSLGTVAFDLERLNELEFYDASRPAAEQGFSRILVTEGEHPYMSAWWPPGHLIGYEHSFTHQMRDFVEAVATGVDPAPSFADGLQVQLVLDAVTRSAELGSSWTEVEPALATVAA; translated from the coding sequence ATGGTCGGCTACGCGTTCATGGGCGCCGCGCACTCGCAGGCGTGGCGCACCGTGAACCGGGTGTACGACCTGCCGGCGCGGGCCCGGATGGCGCTGATCTGCGGCCGGGACGCCGGGAAGGTCGCCGACGCCGCCGACCGGCTCGGCTGGGAGGCGTACACGACCGACTGGCGTGACCTGATCGCCTCCGACGGCATCGACGTGGTCGACATCTGCACGCCCGGGGACAGCCACGCCGAGATCGCCATCGCCGCGTTGGCCGCCGGCAAGCACGTGCTGTGCGAGAAGCCGCTGGCCAACACGGTTGCGGAGGCCCGGTCGATGGCCGCCGCCGCGGCCACCGCGCAGGCCGCCGGGGTGCGGTCGATGTGCGGGTTCAACTACCGGAGGGTGCCGGCGGTCGCGATGATGCGCCAGCTCGTCGCCGACGGGCGGCTCGGGGTGATCCGGCACGTCCGGGCGACGTACCTGCAGGACTGGATCGTGGATCCACAGTTTCCCCTGGTCTGGCGGTTGCAACGGGACAGGGCGGGCTCCGGCGCGCTCGGCGACATCGGCGCGCACATCATCGACCTGACCCAGTACGTCACCGGCCGGCGGATCACCGGGGTCAGCGCCGTCACCGAGACCTTCGTCAGGGAACGGCCGCTGCCGGCCGGGTCGAGCGGGCTGGCGGCCACGGTGGACGGGGGCGCGGCGAACGGGAGCGCGGTGGACGGGGGCGGTGCCGACGGCCACCACCCGGCCACCGGCGCGGTAACCGTCGACGACGCGGCGGTCTTCGTAGCCCGGCTCGACGGCGGCGTGCTGGCCACGTACGAGGCGAGCCGGTTCGCCACCGGCCGCAAGAACGCCCTCCGGGTGGAGATCAACGGATCTCTCGGCACGGTGGCCTTCGACCTGGAGCGCCTCAACGAACTGGAGTTCTACGACGCGTCGCGTCCCGCCGCCGAGCAGGGCTTCAGCCGCATCCTGGTGACTGAGGGCGAGCACCCGTACATGTCCGCCTGGTGGCCGCCCGGCCACCTCATCGGCTACGAGCACTCGTTCACCCACCAGATGCGGGACTTCGTCGAGGCGGTCGCCACCGGCGTGGACCCGGCCCCCTCCTTCGCCGACGGGTTGCAGGTCCAGCTGGTGCTGGACGCGGTGACCCGGTCGGCGGAGCTCGGCTCCTCGTGGACGGAGGTGGAGCCGGCCCTGGCCACGGTCGCGGCCTGA
- a CDS encoding substrate-binding domain-containing protein, with product MTQHSRDVSRRRLIFGGAAVGAGALLAGCTSNETQPTEAQTKAAAPGGNNEPGKRVVIGFSAPAADHGWIAAITNNAKAQAGAYSDVEFKSVEAGADAAAQRAALSTLISQKPDVIVLLPHDGKELNAFGLEAMKAGIPVVNLDRAFPDARAYRLQIKGDNHGMGVAAATYMIEQFRAKGVSNPVIGEIAGMDELELTQERSKGFVDTLTANGFKVANRRAARFTADSGQQEAAQLLQALPKIDAIWNHDDDQGIGVLAAISQSGRKEFFMVGGAGSKKAMQDIQADNTVLKATVTYSPSMASSAISLARLIGQDKGMSDLVELQVPKEIILASETITKENAGDYLKLGF from the coding sequence ATGACCCAGCACAGTCGCGACGTGTCGCGCCGCCGGCTGATCTTCGGCGGGGCCGCCGTCGGCGCCGGCGCGTTGCTCGCCGGCTGCACCAGCAACGAGACCCAGCCGACCGAGGCGCAGACCAAGGCGGCGGCGCCGGGCGGTAACAACGAGCCCGGCAAGCGGGTCGTCATCGGGTTCTCCGCACCGGCCGCCGACCATGGCTGGATCGCCGCCATCACCAACAACGCCAAGGCGCAGGCCGGGGCGTACTCCGACGTGGAGTTCAAGTCGGTGGAGGCCGGCGCGGACGCGGCAGCCCAGCGGGCGGCGCTGTCCACGCTGATCTCGCAGAAGCCGGACGTGATCGTGCTGCTGCCGCACGACGGCAAGGAGCTCAACGCGTTCGGCCTGGAGGCGATGAAGGCCGGCATCCCGGTGGTCAACCTGGACCGGGCCTTCCCCGACGCGCGGGCCTACCGGCTCCAGATCAAGGGCGACAACCACGGCATGGGCGTGGCCGCCGCCACCTACATGATCGAGCAGTTCAGGGCCAAGGGCGTCAGCAACCCGGTGATCGGCGAGATCGCCGGCATGGACGAGTTGGAGTTGACCCAGGAGCGGTCGAAGGGCTTCGTCGACACCCTGACGGCGAACGGCTTCAAGGTCGCCAACCGGCGGGCGGCCCGGTTCACGGCCGACTCCGGGCAACAGGAGGCGGCGCAGCTGCTCCAGGCCCTGCCGAAGATCGACGCGATCTGGAACCACGACGACGACCAGGGCATCGGTGTGCTGGCCGCGATCAGTCAGAGTGGCCGCAAGGAGTTCTTCATGGTCGGGGGCGCCGGCTCGAAGAAGGCGATGCAGGACATCCAGGCCGACAACACGGTGCTCAAGGCGACCGTGACCTACAGCCCGTCGATGGCCTCCTCGGCCATCTCCCTGGCGCGGCTGATCGGCCAGGACAAGGGCATGTCCGACCTGGTGGAACTCCAGGTGCCCAAGGAGATCATCCTCGCCTCCGAGACGATCACCAAGGAGAACGCGGGCGACTACCTCAAGCTCGGGTTCTGA
- a CDS encoding ABC transporter permease — MVGLLLPRLVAASRRSVSVAERNVAALKAVYWLLLVSGFVEPLLYLLSIGVGVGALVGDLTLPGGEVVTYAAFVAPAMLASSAMSGALSETTFNFFGKMKQMKLYDGVIATPVRPFEIALGELIWAMLRGSAYSAAFLVVMVVMDLTTVARALVAFPAAVLVGFAFGALGIALTTFLRSWHDFDLIAAAQFTLFLFSGTFVPAESYPSGLRWAVEVTPLYRAVHLIRGVSVGAAGWGWVLDVLYLLAAVAVGLLVASRRMGRLLYP, encoded by the coding sequence GTGGTCGGTCTGCTCCTGCCCCGACTGGTCGCCGCGTCCCGCCGGTCGGTCTCCGTGGCCGAGCGCAACGTGGCGGCCCTGAAGGCCGTCTACTGGCTGCTGCTCGTCTCCGGTTTCGTGGAGCCGCTGCTCTACCTGCTCTCCATCGGTGTCGGGGTGGGCGCGCTGGTCGGCGACCTCACGCTGCCCGGCGGCGAGGTCGTCACCTATGCGGCGTTCGTCGCGCCGGCCATGCTCGCGTCCTCGGCGATGTCCGGCGCGCTGTCGGAGACGACCTTCAACTTCTTCGGGAAGATGAAGCAGATGAAGCTGTACGACGGGGTGATCGCCACCCCGGTACGGCCGTTCGAGATCGCGCTGGGGGAGCTGATCTGGGCGATGCTGCGCGGCAGCGCCTACTCGGCCGCCTTCCTCGTGGTGATGGTGGTGATGGACCTGACCACCGTGGCACGGGCGCTGGTCGCCTTTCCGGCGGCGGTGCTGGTCGGCTTCGCCTTCGGCGCGCTGGGAATAGCGCTCACCACCTTTTTGCGCAGCTGGCACGATTTCGACCTGATCGCGGCGGCCCAGTTCACCCTCTTCCTCTTCTCCGGCACGTTCGTCCCCGCCGAGTCCTACCCGTCCGGGCTGCGCTGGGCGGTGGAGGTGACCCCGCTCTACCGCGCGGTGCACCTGATCCGGGGCGTCTCGGTGGGTGCGGCCGGCTGGGGATGGGTGCTCGACGTGCTCTACCTGCTCGCGGCGGTGGCCGTGGGGCTGCTGGTCGCCTCGCGCCGGATGGGCAGGTTGCTGTACCCGTAG
- a CDS encoding RICIN domain-containing protein, giving the protein MSTKDSSTHRIRRRFAAAAALLLVATAGTVALGAGPAELGGPTPAQAHPVVGTDFQQVTLAKGVAEVGEPMTISVLPDRSVLHTARNGTVRRTDSAGTTSVIGTLPVYTHDEEGLQGIGADPSFVTNRHIYLYYAPPLSTPTGDAPATGTDFSAWQGVNRLSRFTLNADFTLNTGSRVDILDVPADRGMCCHVGGDIDFDAAGNLYLSTGDDTNPFDSAGYAPIDERTNRNPAYDAQRSAANTNDLRGKILRIKVNANGTYAIPAGNMFVDSDPRTRPEIYAMGFRNPFRMSVDRATGIVHVGDYGPDAGTTSARGPSGQVEFNRVTGPGNYGWPYCTGTNTATETYAEWDFAAGTAGAKFNCSGGPTNNSFRNTGLPILPGAKPAWIRYAGDAGSPPEFGGGSESPMAGPVYRYDAALNSTTKFPQSFDGQFFAGELGRGWVKPIHLNADGSPGGIDTFPWNGKQIMDMAFGPEGALYILDYGTGYFNGDANSALYRYDHIGGGNRAPTAVASADKTSGTAPLAVNFSSAGSSDPEGGALTYSWAFGDGTSSTTANPSKTYTANGTYQVTLTVRDPQGATGTANVQIGVGNTAPTVTITSPANGQLFSYGDTVPFSITVTDPEDAAIDCTKVKMTYVLGHDSHGHQITSKNGCSGSITIPVDGEHDDAANIFAIFDAEYTDAGGLTTHEQHTLQPRKRQAEHFKTSSGVGTFDKPTAEGGKTVGDINNGDWIAFEPYKLTDATSFSARVSSAGSGGTLQVRAGSPTGAVLGSATVPVTGGWDTFTTVSGGLSGAPAGTTTLYLTFAGTGTGALYDVDTFAFSTGAAVRTGPVVGLGGKCLDVRNGATADGTQIQIYGCNGSAAQTWTVTPNSTVKAFGKCLDISGGASADGTKIQLWTCNGTAAQNWSAQSDGTLKNPQSGKCLDVSGNNPADGQPVHLWTCHTNANQKWTLP; this is encoded by the coding sequence ATGTCCACGAAGGACAGCTCCACCCACCGGATCCGGCGACGGTTCGCCGCCGCCGCCGCGCTGCTGCTGGTCGCCACCGCGGGCACGGTCGCCCTCGGCGCGGGCCCGGCCGAGCTGGGCGGCCCCACCCCGGCCCAGGCCCACCCCGTCGTCGGCACCGACTTCCAGCAGGTCACCCTCGCCAAGGGCGTCGCCGAGGTCGGCGAACCCATGACGATCTCGGTGCTGCCCGACCGGTCGGTCCTGCACACCGCCCGCAACGGCACCGTCCGGCGGACGGACTCCGCCGGCACCACCTCCGTGATCGGCACGCTGCCCGTCTACACCCACGACGAGGAGGGCTTGCAGGGCATCGGAGCCGACCCCAGCTTCGTCACCAACCGGCACATCTACCTCTACTACGCGCCGCCGCTGTCCACCCCCACCGGCGACGCGCCGGCGACCGGCACCGACTTCTCGGCCTGGCAGGGCGTCAACCGGCTCTCCCGGTTCACCCTCAACGCCGACTTCACCCTCAACACCGGCAGCCGGGTCGACATCCTCGACGTGCCCGCCGACCGGGGCATGTGCTGCCACGTCGGCGGCGACATCGACTTCGACGCCGCCGGCAACCTCTACCTCTCCACCGGCGACGACACCAACCCGTTCGACTCGGCCGGGTACGCGCCGATCGACGAGCGCACCAACCGCAACCCCGCGTACGACGCGCAGCGCAGCGCGGCCAACACCAACGACCTGCGCGGCAAGATCCTGCGGATCAAGGTGAACGCCAACGGCACGTACGCGATCCCGGCGGGCAACATGTTCGTCGACTCGGACCCGCGCACCCGCCCCGAGATCTACGCGATGGGCTTCCGCAACCCGTTCCGGATGAGCGTCGACCGGGCCACCGGCATCGTCCACGTCGGCGACTACGGCCCGGACGCCGGCACCACCAGCGCCCGGGGCCCGAGCGGGCAGGTCGAGTTCAACCGGGTCACCGGTCCCGGCAACTACGGCTGGCCGTACTGCACCGGAACCAACACCGCCACCGAGACGTACGCCGAGTGGGACTTCGCCGCCGGGACCGCCGGGGCCAAGTTCAACTGCTCCGGCGGGCCGACCAACAACTCGTTCCGCAACACCGGCCTGCCCATCCTGCCGGGGGCGAAACCGGCCTGGATCCGGTACGCCGGCGACGCCGGCAGCCCGCCGGAGTTCGGCGGCGGCTCCGAGTCGCCGATGGCCGGCCCCGTCTACCGGTACGACGCCGCACTGAACTCCACCACCAAGTTCCCGCAGTCCTTCGACGGGCAGTTCTTCGCCGGGGAACTCGGCCGGGGCTGGGTCAAGCCGATCCACCTCAACGCCGACGGCTCCCCGGGCGGCATCGACACGTTCCCGTGGAACGGCAAGCAGATCATGGACATGGCGTTCGGGCCCGAGGGCGCGCTCTACATCCTCGACTACGGCACCGGCTACTTCAACGGCGACGCCAACTCGGCGCTCTACCGCTACGACCACATCGGCGGCGGCAACCGGGCGCCCACCGCCGTCGCCTCGGCCGACAAGACCTCCGGGACGGCCCCGCTGGCCGTGAACTTCTCCTCGGCCGGGTCCAGCGACCCGGAGGGCGGCGCGCTGACGTACTCCTGGGCGTTCGGCGACGGCACCAGCTCGACGACGGCGAACCCCAGTAAGACGTACACCGCCAACGGCACCTACCAGGTCACGCTGACCGTACGCGACCCGCAGGGCGCCACCGGCACGGCGAACGTGCAGATCGGGGTCGGCAACACCGCGCCCACGGTCACCATCACCAGCCCGGCCAACGGCCAGCTCTTCAGCTACGGCGACACCGTGCCGTTCAGCATCACGGTGACCGACCCGGAGGACGCCGCCATCGACTGCACCAAGGTCAAGATGACCTACGTGCTGGGCCACGACAGCCACGGCCACCAGATCACCTCGAAGAACGGCTGCTCGGGCTCGATCACCATCCCCGTCGACGGCGAACACGACGACGCGGCGAACATCTTCGCCATCTTCGACGCCGAATACACCGACGCCGGTGGGCTGACCACGCACGAGCAGCACACCCTCCAGCCGCGCAAGCGCCAGGCGGAGCACTTCAAGACCTCCTCCGGCGTCGGGACCTTCGACAAGCCCACCGCCGAGGGCGGCAAGACCGTCGGCGACATCAACAACGGCGACTGGATCGCTTTCGAGCCGTACAAGCTCACCGACGCGACCTCGTTCAGCGCCCGGGTCTCCTCCGCCGGTTCCGGCGGCACCCTCCAGGTGCGGGCCGGCTCGCCCACGGGCGCCGTGCTCGGCTCCGCGACCGTCCCCGTCACCGGCGGCTGGGACACGTTCACCACGGTCAGCGGCGGCCTCTCCGGGGCGCCGGCCGGCACCACCACGCTCTACCTGACCTTCGCCGGTACGGGCACCGGCGCGCTCTACGACGTGGACACGTTCGCCTTCAGCACCGGCGCGGCGGTCCGCACCGGCCCGGTCGTCGGGCTCGGCGGCAAGTGCCTCGACGTGCGCAACGGCGCCACAGCCGACGGCACCCAGATCCAGATCTACGGCTGCAACGGCTCCGCGGCGCAGACGTGGACGGTGACGCCGAACTCGACGGTGAAGGCGTTCGGCAAGTGCCTGGACATCTCCGGCGGTGCCTCCGCCGACGGCACGAAGATCCAGCTGTGGACGTGCAACGGCACGGCCGCGCAGAACTGGTCGGCACAGTCGGACGGGACGCTGAAGAACCCGCAGTCGGGCAAGTGCCTCGACGTCTCCGGCAACAACCCGGCCGACGGCCAGCCCGTACACCTCTGGACCTGCCACACCAACGCCAACCAAAAGTGGACCCTGCCCTGA